Proteins found in one Amphiura filiformis chromosome 14, Afil_fr2py, whole genome shotgun sequence genomic segment:
- the LOC140169216 gene encoding vitamin D3 receptor B-like, which produces MESKESASPPTAPESSTSPTTKEPNVKVKMKKEKKGTKKDVPPAVAIKREKSIDDDVSDDSNMAPLQSEPDSTHSPTDPKAEMICMVCGDRANGMHYRALTCEGCKTFFRRNARKRDNLKCEMEERGTCEMDLYMRRHCAYCRMKKCLDVGMQVGRLWDKERLKTRKPIKKIKTPQETSADEEQVSETSLSPQVVKPPPPELSEEHQQLMASLSLAFNETMERVKEIPEKPSMSIEEARLQQPQKHPDEEDENDLTRALLASMSSMGESIAMAAQAFQQTPGGGGGSLSMFQQPPVAGGEMPKAEDIPSCSKESVPPASGKFTQGQQGMQKLYNSIRRRCFFGVHQQNQGAKADVLGASGSADSPDKEGAEEDPFTEAVYKHIMEVFLLLLKQMIAFAKTLPGFLELQCEDQASLVKGTFVEYLILTSGGIFDDNQKSFISTLVPGAQYNQSDGYLAGFSGMMEQVMQFAGKMARLKLSQQECATLYAICVLTPDRPELSDGAKQIISANQEVLVDALSASARTNHPDQPQFFPKVVNLLTELRNCTESFMDHMMQLKLKGQFIQPILGEVLEM; this is translated from the exons ATGGAATCTAAAGAGTCTGCATCACCACCTACTGCTCCTGAATCGTCCACATCCCCGACAACCAAAGAGCCGAATGTAAAGgtgaaaatgaagaaagaaaaaaaggggaCAAAGAAAGATGTGCCACCAGCTGTGGCTATCAAAAGGGAAAAGAGCATAGACGACGATGTTTCTGATGATAG TAATATGGCTCCACTTCAAAGTGAACCAGACAGCACTCACTCACCAACGGATCCAAAAGCTGAAATGATATGCATGGTTTGTGGCGATCGGGCTAACGGCATGCACTACCGTGCTCTGACCTGTGAAGGGTGTAAAACTTTCTTTCGACGAAATGCTAGAAAACGAGATAATTTGAAATGCGAGATGGAGGAACGAGGGACTTGTGAGATGGATCTGTACATGAGAAGACATTGTGCCTACTGTCGTATGAAGAAGTGCCTGGATGTTGGAATGCAAGTTGGAC GTTTGTGGGATAAAGAGCGTCTTAAAACAAGGAAACCAATCAAGAAGATCAAAACCCCCCAGGAGACTTCAGCTGATGAAGAACAGGTGTCCGAGACATCGCTATCACCTCAGGTAGTCAAACCACCGCCTCCTGAATTGTCTGAGGAACATCAACAGTTAATGGCCTCATTATCACTTGCCTTCAATGAGACTATGGAGAGAGTCAAAGAAATACCGGAAaag CCTTCAATGAGTATAGAAGAAGCTCGATTACAGCAGCCACAGAAACACCCAGACGAGGAAGATGAGAATGATTTAACCAGAGCATTATTAGCTAGTATGAGTAGCATGGGTGAGAGTATAGCCATGGCTGCACAGGCCTTTCAACAGACTCCGGGTGGTGGGGGTGGAAGTCTATCTATGTTCCAGCAGCCACCTGTAGCTGGTGGAGAAATGCCTAAAGCGGAGGATATACCAAGCTGCTCCAAGGAGTCTGTACCACCAGCTTCAGGCAAATTCACTCAGGGACAACAGGGTATGCAAAAACTTTATAACTCAATAAGGCGACGGTG CTTTTTTGGCGTTCATCAGCAGAATCAGGGTGCAAAAGCAGACGTCTTGGGAGCGTCAGGTAGCGCTGACAGTCCTGACAAAGAAGGTGCAGAAGAAGATCCATTTACGGAGGCAGTGTACAAGCATATCATGGAAGTATTTCTCTTATTACTGAAGCAGATGATTGCCTTTGCTAAAACACTGCCTGGATTTCTTGAGCTTCAGTGTGAAGATCAGGCTTCACTTGTGAAAG GAACTTTTGTAGAATATTTGATACTGACGTCAGGTGGAATATTTGATGACAACCAGAAATCGTTCATCAGTACTCTGGTGCCTGGTGCACAGTATAACCAAAGTGACGGCTATTTGGCCGGATTCTCTGGCATGATGGAGCAGGTGATGCAGTTTGCAGGGAAAATGGCCAGACTCAAACTGTCCCAACAGGAATGCGCCACGCTCTATGCCATTTGTGTTCTGACACCAG ATCGTCCAGAGCTGTCCGATGGTGCTAAACAAATCATCAGTGCTAACCAAGAAGTTTTAGTAGATGCTTTATCAGCTAGTGCACGAACCAATCATCCAGATCAACCACAGTTCTTTCCAAAG GTGGTTAATCTGCTGACAGAACTGCGGAATTGCACAGAGAGCTTCATGGATCACATGATGCAACTCAAACTGAAAGGACAATTTATCCAGCCTATTCTTGGCGAAGTATTAGAAATGTGA